The following are encoded in a window of Camarhynchus parvulus chromosome 1A, STF_HiC, whole genome shotgun sequence genomic DNA:
- the MTPN gene encoding myotrophin codes for MSDKEFMWALKNGDLDEVKDYVAKGEDVNRTLEGGRKPLHYAADCGQLEILEFLLLKGADINAPDKHNITPLLSAVYEGHVSCVKLLLSKGADKTVKGPDGLTAFEATDNQAIKTLLQ; via the exons ATGTCCGACAAGGAGTTCATGTGGGCCCTCAAAAACGGAGACTTGGATGAGGTGAAGGACTACGTGGCCAAG ggtGAAGATGTCAACCGGACACTCGAAGGTGGGAGGAAGCCTCTTCACTATGCAGCAGACTGTGGCCAGCTTGAGATTCTGGAATTTTTGCTCTTGAAAGGAGCTGACATTAAT GCTCCAGACAAACACAATATCACACCACTCCTATCAGCAGTCTATGAGGGCCACGTTTCCTGTGTGAAATTGCTTCTGTCAAAG GGTGCTGATAAGACTGTGAAAGGCCCAGATGGACTAACTGCCTTTGAAGCCACTGACAACCAGGCAATCAAGACTCTTCTTCAGTGA